From the Verrucomicrobiota bacterium genome, the window TTGTCCGTAAGCTTCACATTCTGCGTGTTGGTCCAACCGGTTTCAGTGGTATTAAGGGCGTAATCACTGCTCGCCAACGCCACAATCGAGGTGGCAGAGATGCCAGTGTTGGTTAGATATTTCGCAAACTCGGTTCCCGAGATGATGAAGGCCGGGTTGAACGTGCCGTTTTGCTGGGAATAGACTCCGCCCAAGGCCACGTTATTCGTTTTGGTGGTGGTGCCCAATCCATCCCCGATGATATTCAGTGTGGAACTGTTATTGCGCGTTATGGTTTTGATGGTGAATACGCTGCTGTTACCGACGGGGGCGGGCACCGTCTGCACGATGTTGTAACCATAGTCCGAAGTCACACCGTTGAGTGTTTCGGCGTAGTTGGCCGCGCTGCCGTCGTTGGCGAAAAGGAGCGTGCCACCTTGCAGGAGGAGATTCTTCGCGTCGGGCAGGCGGTCGCCATGGTTGGCTGAAGCGGTGTTGGAAACAACCAACATGCTGCGGCGCACGTAGATGTTGGCGGCATTGGTTATGCGCCCGCCGTTGGCCAGCACCAGTTTGCCCGTGTCGGGCGTGAGGCCAGAGTATGCCAGAACATTGCCTAGATAAGACGAACTGTCCGCCGTCATGACAACCGTATTGGTATTGAGCTTGCGGAAGTTGCCGCCGGTGCCACGGATGACGTTGGGAAACGTCATGTCATCCGAACGGTTTAGGTAGATTTCTGCGCTATAATTGGTGATGTCGCCTGTGCCGACGGAACCGGTTGTGCCGCCATTGCCAATGATCAAGGTGCCGCCGCCGTTCGCAATGGTGGTACCGCCGGAGTAGGTGTTATTGCCGCTCAGCACCAGCAGGTTTCCCAGCGCTTTAGTCACTGTAACCGCCCCACCGCCATTATCCGTAATACTGGCCGCGATTTCAGAACCGATGTAGGGGGCCGAATACCCGACGTTGAGCGGCACCGCCGTGCCACTGTTGCGCGTGTAGATCATCAGTTCCGCCGGTGTTTCTGCCGCAATGCCAGCCGTCAAGGTGCCGTTTGTGATCTGGAAAACGCCCGTTTGATCACCGCCAAACATCAGCGCTCCAGACGCGATGCGCAAACTGCTTCCACCCAAATCCAAAGGTAATGCGCCAGCTCGCGTCAGTGCCACCGCGGACGCTCCCAGGTTGAGGCTGCTCACGGTGCGGCTGCCGGTTAGTGTCTGACCGTAGCCGAGGCGGACGTTATTCGTGATGTCCCATTGCGTTTCGGGAATGTTCAGCGCGTAGTCGTTGGCAACCAGGAGGGCTGGTGAATTGAGGTTGTTGGTGCTGACCCAACGCTGCAAATCATCCCCGCCACTATAGGCCCAAGGGACGATACCCAGCGGCGCACCGGAGGGCAGTAATTGCATGGCGACATTGGTCAGCGCACCAGGGTTGTTGAAAATAATCCGGTTACGCGTATCCAGCCCCAAACCGGTGCCGCTGAAATACCCCCACGCCGACCCATACCGAATCACGTTGTTGATGGTAAGCGTGGAGGTTTGCCCCGCTGCCGCCTGACTCGCATCAATGCGGTTCTGGCCATTCGTAAAAATAACGGTGCCCAGGCTTTCATTGTAGCTCACTGCTCCCGCGTTGTTGTAAAAACCCAAGGTGCCGCCGTCCAAAATAATCGTGGTCGTGTCGCTAATGCGGTCGGCCAGGTTGCCGACGGTACTATTGTTATCAATGCGGAACGTCCGGCCCAGGGAATAGATTACCGGGCTGTTCAGAATAGTGCCATTGTTGGTCAAGCTGATCGTGCCGCCGCTTAACTTGGTCTGTCCGTGATACGTGTTGGCGGCCATAAGGAACGTGGTGCCGCCACCGGTGTTGCTGATGGTCACCGTGGCCCCGGCGGCGTAATTGCGATCTGTGATATTGCCCGCCCAGAACGAATTACTATTGCCACTGCCCATGGCCAGGATACCGGGAGCCGTGGCCGCGTAATTATCCACCGTGGCCGTGCTATCACCATTGATACCGCTCAGTTGCTGGCTGGTGCCGTTCAGGTCAAAAATCGCGTTGGTAATATTCAGGTTGCCCTTATTGTTGCCACTGGGAATGACGTTGTTCACCGTGGCAATCGTCCGCCCACCCAACAGGAACGTATCCACCAACGCCCCGGCAGCCGTGTTGCCGCTATACGTATTGGCCGCCCCCAACGTGAGGTTGCCCGCGCCGTTCTTGATCAATCCCGCCACGCCCGTGATAATATTACTCACCCCAAAATCACCCGTGCCGCCAAACACCAGCACATTGGTGCCCACAGCAGTACCCGAAGGAGCGCTGTTGGTCAGAAACCCTTTGAACACCAGCGCGCCGCTGCCGCTGGCAACGGCGTTCAATACGGTCTGGGTGGCTTGGACAAGACCGACCGCCGACGGAGTGGCAAACGAGATCGAGTTGCTAATTGTGTTCAAAGCACTGGAACTGGAATTGCTGATGCCGTTGGTGATGAATAACGATGCCCCACCCAAGCCATATCCGCTGGTTCCCGGCCCAAACGTCAGAGACCCCACCACACGTCCGGGGGCATCATTTGAATTGGCTGGCTTTGTCACTGGGCTGATAAAACTCAGAAAGTCACCGCTGGTCAAGGCCCCCTCATTCCAGTTAAGGGGATCCAGCCAAGAAGGGGTACTGCCAGTACCCGCCCAACTCCGGGAAGCGGCAGACGTTGTCAGCGCGGTGCCGATGAGCGCCAAGAGTGCGAACAAAAAAGCATAGCGCAGGGCATAACGCGCCATCGCGCCAGTACTAAAACAGGTCTTCATATTTGATATTCCAACAGGCCAACCGCTCGCCGAAACAACGTTTGCTCGTCAAAGCGTATAAACCTGAACCAAAGGCTAGCACAACCGCGCGTGAAAACCAAGTAAAAAGAAAGTGACAAAATAAGCAAAAACGAACTTGACTGCCACTTTTTATCCGCTCCCTAATTTAACGAACTGGAAGTTTCTTTTTCGGATAGATCAACGTGATGCCAGGATTGCAAAAGTATTCCTCGCCGGGAATGCACTCGGCAGCCCCGGGATGTTTCGCCAGGCAGCGTCGTATCTCACGTCCAATCACGCCATCCCCCCGCGATGAACCGTAGCCGTGAATCACACGCAATGGCACACACCCAGCACTGACGCACTGATTGTAAACACGGAGGAACACGGTCATGGCATCCGCCGCGCGCATCCCGTGCAGGTCCAGCTCTTCGCCGCCGGAGGCAGACTGCGCTGGATGACGTTGTCTGGCCATAAGGGTTCTCAGCCGCCAAATCGTTTAACCACTTCCCGGACAATGTCGGCCGCTGCGTGGGGACGCCCCAGCGCTTGGGCGGCTTGGGCGAGTTCCACCAGCTTGGGGGTGCCGAGGAGGCGGGCGAGCTTGGAGGGCAGGTCTTCGACGCGGTTGATTTTAACCGCCGCGCCGTGTTCGAGGAGAAAATCGCTATTGGCGGCTTCCTGGCCGGGGATCGGGTTAAGGATGAGCAACGGTTTGCCCAGCGCCAGAGATTCCGAGGTGGTCAAACCGCCGGGTTTGGTAATCACCATTTGGGAGATGGCCATGAGTTCCTGCATGTTGCCGCAGAAACCCAGCACGCGGGTGGGGTGCCGGTAATCGCCAGTGGCGAGTTCGCGGCGCAATTCCTCGTTGCGTCCACAGACGACCAGTACTTGGATGGGATTATCGAGCTGATTCAGTTCATTCAGAATCTCCGCCACCGGCCCCATGCCGAAACCACCGCTCAACACCAGCAACACTGGCAGATCGTCGCGCAAGCCCATTTGTTTGCGCACGGCGGCGCCATCCACGGGCGCGCCAAACTTGGCGGCAATGGGAATGCCGGTCACCAAAACGTGATCCGCCGGCAAACCACGGGCAACCAGGCGGGCTTTGGTCTCTTCCGCGGCCACACAATAGAGGTCCACGTTGTTTTCCATCCACAATGCGTGGGCTTCAAAGTCGGTGACGATGGTAACGACCTTGGTGGCCAATGGACGGCGCGGGCGGTTGCGCAAGTTGCCGAAGATTTCGGGCGGCATGAAGTGCGTACAAATCGCAATGTCCGGGTTAAATTCACGGACAACCTTCACAAACTTCTCGGCAGGCGCGCGCGCAAGTAACCGGCGGGCGCGGGTGAGTTTGTTCAGCCAGGCCGGATTATCCGTCTTGCGGAACATCATGCCGTACAACTCCGGTGCGCGTTCCACGAATTTGACGTAGCCTTGCGAGTAGGCCTTGCGATAAAGACGCGAGGTGAATTCCAGCACATCCAGCCGCTGGACGGTGTCGCGCGGGCGCTCGCGTTTCCAGGCTTCCTCCATGGCGGCAGCGGCCTGGACGTGTCCGGCTCCGGCAGTGACAGTGGCGATCAGAATGCGCATACGTTTACGGAGTTGAGTTGAGTTTTCATGGGGTGGCGAGGATTAAGTGGCTTCGCGGGCGGCAGCGAAGTTTAATCGCTGCCGGTTCAAGGCAATCAGCAACGTGGCCAACCCGGCCAGCAGTGTGGCAAATACAAAAACAGCCCGAAAACTATTACCGTAGGCGACCGCCAGGCGTCCCGCCAGCCAGTTGGCAAGCATCGGCCCAAGGCCTTGGCTGCAAATCGAAAGCAGCGTTTGTGCGGTAGCCCGCACTTCGCGTCCGGCCATGTGGTTGACCAGCATGCTCACGCCGGTATGATAAAACACAATGAACGCGCCCGCCAACAGAAAACTGACCGATAAAAACCAAGGATCGGAAAGCCCGCTGAACATGGCGTTGCGGACCAATAAGGCCGAGCTGCCAGCAAGGATTAACCCCGTATAACTGAGCCGCCGCAGAAACTTCGCCTGCCAGATGAAGAGGATGACTTCGAACACCACGCCAATCGCCTGGATCGGGCCGATCCAACAACGTTTAACGCCGAGGTCTTCGAGGAACGGTGGTGAATAAAACATCAGCAGGCTGTACGATCCTGCAATCAGCACCGTGGCGACCAGCAACACCACGTAATCGCGATCGTGAAACAGCTTCTTGACGGCGGGCCAGTAAGCGAGCGTGCCTTCCTCCACGTTATCCGCATCGTGCTGCGTGCCGGGCGGCGTGTGTGGCAACCAGAACGCGAGCACCACCATGGCCAGGCAAATACCCATGCCCAGATACAGGACAAAATTGAGGTTGGCCTTGGGCTGCCACACCAGCCAGAGCGCAATCGGCGCAAACGGAATGATCCAGCCCACCGACCCCCATTTGCGCAGTTTGCCGAATTGTTCGCGCGGATTGGGCAAATGATGAAAGCCCAGCGCGTTGACCAGCGTAAAGCAGGGATTCACAAACGCGGTGTACACGACAAATCCGAACAGGAGCCCCCAGAAACTCGTTTGGGTGGCCAACACCGCCAGCGCCAAACAAACGCCCAGATTCAGGAGGATGAACAGGCGATTCAACGGCACATAACGGTCGGCCAGCATCCCCCAAAAGAACGGAACCACCAGCAGCATGGCGGAAGAGGCGGAAATAATCAGCGAGAGCTGCGCAATCCCCAAGCCGCGATCCCGCAGCAGCATGCTGACAAACGGAATGACCGCGCCGCCCACCGCAAATTGAACCAGCATCGCTGCCCGCAACGCGCCCCAATGCTGGATCTGAGCGACCGGCTGATCGGAAGCAGTGTTCAAATGCGGTAAAACGTTATTCGCTGGTTGGGTCGGCGCGCGTTGACTCTACCGCTTCGGCTCGCCCAACGCCGCCACACCATTGCGAATGCGCTGCACATCGGCAACGTCCAACAACAAACCACCCGCTTGCACGTTATCCTTGAGTTGCTTCTCATTGCGCATGCCGCAGAGCACGTGCGTGATGCCCGGTTGGGCCGCCGTCCAGGCCACCACCAACTGCGCCAGCGTACATTGATATTTCTTCAGGAGATCACTCCAACCAGCCAGCAAAACGAGAAGGCGCTGGCGGTTCACCGGCGTGTACCAGGGATTCCAGAACTCGTTGTTCCGGAAATCGGTTTCATTAAATTTGGTCGCCATCGTCACCTTGCCCGTCAGCAGCCCCTGCTCCAACGACATGTATGTCAAGGTGGCAACTGTGTGCTGCGCGCAATACGGCAGGACATCTTTTTCCGCATCACGCCAGACCATACTATAGCGAAGCTGGTCACTGGCGATTTCGCCGCAGACCTGGTACTCCTTCAGTTCGGTCAACGATACATTACACACGCCAATGGCACGAATTTTTCCCTGCTGCTTCAGTTTCAACAGGCAGGCCATGGTGTCCGCCACCGGGGTAAAGTCCGGCGGCACCGACGGCCAATGGATTTGGTACAGGTCAATGTGATCCGTACCGAGATTCTTCAGGCTGCGCTCGATCTCCAATTGCAACGTGTCCGGACGCAAGCTACGGCGCAGCGTCTTGCCATAAAAAGGCGCGAAGAATGACCCGCGATCATCCTCCCACCACAAACCGCACTTGGTGGCAATCACGGCCTTGTCGCGCCGGCCTTGGATGGCCTTCCCCACCACCTGTTCGCTGCGTCCCCAGCCGTAGGCGGGCGCGGTATCAATCAGGTTCACCCCGTTATCCATCGCCATCTGGAGGGTGCGGATGGATTCGCGGTCATCGGCGTCGGTGCCCCAAACCTCACCACCGCCCATGACCCAAGTGCCAAAGCCGACCACCGAGGCTTGAATGCCGGAATTTCCTAATGCGCGATACTTCATAATCATCTTGAGTTTATAACTTGTTCCGGAAAGAGATAAACCGTTTTCCCGCCTTCAGGCAACGCATTTTCGCACGGGACGAATGGGAAAGGCGACTAACGCCCTTCCATGATTTTCTTGGACACGAGGAATTTGAGCAGGCCGAAGACGAAGACATTGCCGACCTGGACCGCCAGAAAATACCAGCCGACCTTTTCTACCAAGTACCAGTACAGAATCCAATCGCCAACGCGAAACGCCAGGATGGACGCCATAAACTCCAAGAACTGCCGGCGCACCGGCTTGTCCTTGTGCGGGTCAAACACAAACCGGCGGCAGAGGATGAAATTGACGGTGACCTGAAATACCAAGACGATGGCATAAGCGCCGGACTCACGCAGTCCCAGCCACTTGACCAACGCGTAGTTAACCGGCACCGCCAGCGCAAAGGCGGGAACGCCGTAAGCAAAAAACTTGAACAGCTTGTGGGCCAGCGGGGAAAGGATCATGGCGTTCCTCGGCAAGGACGATTAGCGCTCATGGTCTGGCGGGCGGTTTTCGTAATACATCTTGCGCAGCAGATAAAGTTTTTCCTCACCCAGCCGCCGCTGGGTTTTCATGAGTTCCCCCAACACACTCAACGCCATCATCAGAAAAGAAGAAATCGCACAGACCGCCATGACGATGATGGAAGGCAGATACGTGCGCGTGTGGTCGGGATATGGAGTCAAATAGACCAACCATAAAAAGCGGAGACTGAGAAAGAGCGCCACCATCATGAACGCCGTGGCAATCATCATGAAGAAGCGACCCGGCCGGTACAAGACGAACATGGCCAACATGGTCCCGCCAGATTTACGCACATATTGCGGGATGGATTTGAAGAGCCGGGAAGGGCGCGTGGACGGGTTGACCCGGATGTCCACCGAGGCAACGCGCAACCCGATATTGCCAGCCTGCACCAAGGTCTCCATGCAATAGGAAAACGCGGAATAGACGTGCAGTCGCTTGCAGGTTTCTCGGGAAAAGGCGCGGAACCCCGAGGCGGCGTCCCGCACATCCGTCTTGGAAATCATCTGCAACGTCCTACTGCCAAGCAATTGAAGCAACTTCTTGGCAAAGCCAAATTCCGGATGATCCACAATGGGTCGGCAGCCCACCACCAGATCCGCCTTGCGTTCCAGAATGGGTTGGAGGAGTTTGGGGATGTCGGCGCCGCAGTATTGATTATCGCCGTCGGTATTCACCACAATATCCGCGCCGTGCCGCAACGCGTGATCCACCCCGCGCCGGAAGGCGTTGGCCAACCCTTGCGTGGTGCCCATGCGCAGAACATGCTCCACGCCCAAGGAACGCGCAACCTCGGCGGTGCCATCCGTGCTGCCGTCGTCAACCACCAACCGTTCAATCACGTCAACCCCCTCGATCCGCGTGGGTAAATCACGCAGCACCTGCGGCAGGGTTTCCGCCTCATTCAAACACGGTATCTGTATAATCAGTTTCACGGATGATTGCTCGTGGGCGTTACAATGCAACGCCCCCATCAAAGTCGCAACCCAAAAATACGATCCAAAAACCATCCCAGGGCTGCATCAAGCGCGTTGGTGCGTTACGAATACTACGAGGTGGGCAGGGTGTGTGGCTTCGTACCCCCTCACCTCTTTCCTCTCCCTCGGGGAGAGGAGGTCATTATCCGGCTGAGGGAATCGACTTAATCGCTTCACTTTCTTTCGGGTAATTCCGCGGCCATGGGAACACCCGAAGCGCGCGACACGGGCGCTGGATCGCGCCCTAGTTCGTTTGCATTTGTTTGATCATTTTCTCCGCCGCCAGCGCGGTCTCGTTATCCGGGGCCGCCTTGCGGATATCCCGAAGCCTTTTAAGTGCTTCTTCCGTTTCGCCCATGAGCGCTTGATAAATAGAATAGTTGATGGCGATCGCCATTCGTTCCGACGGCGGAACTTGATCATTCATCATGTCGCTGAGGATGCGAAAAGGCTCCATCGCTTGCACCAAATCCTCACGGTTATTGGACAGGAGAATCCGGATTACCGCTTCACCATGGCAGGCCATGCGGGATTTGGGATCCAGTTTGCGCGCCATCTGGAAAGCATTCAGCGCGCGGTCATTGCGTCCCAAGGCACGCAGCGACTTGGCCAGGGCCACGTAATTGCGCACTGTGGCAGCGACTTTCACCCGCGCTTCCGCCGCCGCCACCAGATCCGCGTAACGCTCACGCTCAGCCAAAAAGGCCATCAAGGGATCCCAAGCCCCGTCCCGTTGTGGCGTCAGGCTAATCGCTCGCCGCAAGTGTCCTTCCACGGTGGTTCCA encodes:
- a CDS encoding Smr/MutS family protein gives rise to the protein MARQRHPAQSASGGEELDLHGMRAADAMTVFLRVYNQCVSAGCVPLRVIHGYGSSRGDGVIGREIRRCLAKHPGAAECIPGEEYFCNPGITLIYPKKKLPVR
- a CDS encoding glycosyltransferase — protein: MRILIATVTAGAGHVQAAAAMEEAWKRERPRDTVQRLDVLEFTSRLYRKAYSQGYVKFVERAPELYGMMFRKTDNPAWLNKLTRARRLLARAPAEKFVKVVREFNPDIAICTHFMPPEIFGNLRNRPRRPLATKVVTIVTDFEAHALWMENNVDLYCVAAEETKARLVARGLPADHVLVTGIPIAAKFGAPVDGAAVRKQMGLRDDLPVLLVLSGGFGMGPVAEILNELNQLDNPIQVLVVCGRNEELRRELATGDYRHPTRVLGFCGNMQELMAISQMVITKPGGLTTSESLALGKPLLILNPIPGQEAANSDFLLEHGAAVKINRVEDLPSKLARLLGTPKLVELAQAAQALGRPHAAADIVREVVKRFGG
- a CDS encoding MFS transporter, which translates into the protein MNTASDQPVAQIQHWGALRAAMLVQFAVGGAVIPFVSMLLRDRGLGIAQLSLIISASSAMLLVVPFFWGMLADRYVPLNRLFILLNLGVCLALAVLATQTSFWGLLFGFVVYTAFVNPCFTLVNALGFHHLPNPREQFGKLRKWGSVGWIIPFAPIALWLVWQPKANLNFVLYLGMGICLAMVVLAFWLPHTPPGTQHDADNVEEGTLAYWPAVKKLFHDRDYVVLLVATVLIAGSYSLLMFYSPPFLEDLGVKRCWIGPIQAIGVVFEVILFIWQAKFLRRLSYTGLILAGSSALLVRNAMFSGLSDPWFLSVSFLLAGAFIVFYHTGVSMLVNHMAGREVRATAQTLLSICSQGLGPMLANWLAGRLAVAYGNSFRAVFVFATLLAGLATLLIALNRQRLNFAAAREAT
- a CDS encoding aldo/keto reductase yields the protein MKYRALGNSGIQASVVGFGTWVMGGGEVWGTDADDRESIRTLQMAMDNGVNLIDTAPAYGWGRSEQVVGKAIQGRRDKAVIATKCGLWWEDDRGSFFAPFYGKTLRRSLRPDTLQLEIERSLKNLGTDHIDLYQIHWPSVPPDFTPVADTMACLLKLKQQGKIRAIGVCNVSLTELKEYQVCGEIASDQLRYSMVWRDAEKDVLPYCAQHTVATLTYMSLEQGLLTGKVTMATKFNETDFRNNEFWNPWYTPVNRQRLLVLLAGWSDLLKKYQCTLAQLVVAWTAAQPGITHVLCGMRNEKQLKDNVQAGGLLLDVADVQRIRNGVAALGEPKR
- a CDS encoding GtrA family protein, whose protein sequence is MILSPLAHKLFKFFAYGVPAFALAVPVNYALVKWLGLRESGAYAIVLVFQVTVNFILCRRFVFDPHKDKPVRRQFLEFMASILAFRVGDWILYWYLVEKVGWYFLAVQVGNVFVFGLLKFLVSKKIMEGR
- a CDS encoding glycosyltransferase family 2 protein translates to MKLIIQIPCLNEAETLPQVLRDLPTRIEGVDVIERLVVDDGSTDGTAEVARSLGVEHVLRMGTTQGLANAFRRGVDHALRHGADIVVNTDGDNQYCGADIPKLLQPILERKADLVVGCRPIVDHPEFGFAKKLLQLLGSRTLQMISKTDVRDAASGFRAFSRETCKRLHVYSAFSYCMETLVQAGNIGLRVASVDIRVNPSTRPSRLFKSIPQYVRKSGGTMLAMFVLYRPGRFFMMIATAFMMVALFLSLRFLWLVYLTPYPDHTRTYLPSIIVMAVCAISSFLMMALSVLGELMKTQRRLGEEKLYLLRKMYYENRPPDHER